Proteins from one Ipomoea triloba cultivar NCNSP0323 chromosome 1, ASM357664v1 genomic window:
- the LOC116001587 gene encoding RNA-binding protein 39-like, translating to MDFDEYEYLERTVEDPESQNLKEIEQGGEDNIESKETDGKKVSQHKLYDSDDELEYRSKHSRSVDVSRDHNKKRRSAQYSSSTENIDKNRHRSNREHGDREGDRKDRDRRARERVHGREKRGERERESLNRSRTYSERHRDRRGRARSPDREMSKDREYKEKNTGSELRERDRQGRRYREKKEEVSEQEVDPERDQRTVFAYQLSLKADEKDVYEFFCKAGKVRDVRLIMDRITGRSKGVGYIEFYDVMSVPMAIALSGQPLLGLPVMVKPSEAEKNLVQSSASITTGEGAGGARKLYVGNLHFSLKEDQLHQVFEPFGDIELVHMPIDSVTGLCKGFGFVQFARLEDARAATSLDGKLEIAGQVIKVSAVTDQIGMADVGSNAGDLDGDEAGGLSLDAHSRVLMRKLDHTGNTMSISGVVDLLNGPDPPPSASNLGLFPAGSLLIPPLAQAPISAVAELPSSVASIPAVTLSMIIGVPSECLLLKNMFDPKLEREPNFDLDIKEDVEDECLKFGTLKHIYVDKNSSGFVYLRFENTQAAMNAQRALHGRWFAGKMITATYMDLQNYEAKFPESR from the exons ATGGATTTTGATGAGTATGAATATCTAGAGAGAACAGTGGAAGATCCTGAATCTCAAAATTTGAAAGAGATAGAACAGGGAGGTGAAGACAATATTGAATCAAAAGAGACAGATGGTAAAAAGGTTTCACAGCACAAACTTTATGACAGTGACGATGAATTGGAATATCGATCTAAACATTCAAGGTCAGTGGACGTGTCTCGTGATCATAACAAGAAGAGGCGCTCAGCTCAATATTCATCTTCAACAGAAAATATTGATAAGAATAGGCATAGAAGTAACAGAGAACATGGGGACAGGGAGGGTGATAGAAAGGATAGAGATAGAAGAGCACGTGAACGTGTACATGGAAGAGAGAAAAGGGGGGAAAGGGAACGAGAGAGTTTGAATCGGAGCAGAACCTACTCAGAAAGACACAGGGACAGGCGTGGCAGGGCAAGAAGTCCTGATAGGGagatgagtaaggatagggaGTATAAAGAGAAGAATACAGGAAGTGAATTAAGAGAAAGAGATCGACAGGGAAG GAGATATAGGGAGAAAAAGGAAGAAGTGTCTGAACAAGAGGTTGATCCTGAACGAGATCAACGAACAGTTTTTGCATATCAG CTCTCTTTGAAGGCAGATGAAAAAGATGTCTATGAATTTTTCTGTAAAGCTGGAAAG GTTAGGGATGTACGTCTAATAATGGACCGCATCACTGGGCGCTCCAAGGGTGTTGG TTACATTGAATTTTATGATGTCATGTCAGTCCCCATGGCAATAGCACTGTCTGGGCAGCCACTTCTTGGGCTACCAGTGATGGTTAAACCATCAGAAGCTGAGAAGAACCTTGTTCAGTCCAGTGCATCCATAACTACAGGGGAAGGTGCAGGGGGTGCTAGAAAACTATATGTTGGCAATCTGCATTTCAGTCTGAAGGAGGACCAGCTTCATCAG gtGTTTGAGCCTTTTGGTGATATTGAACTGGTGCATATGCCTATTGATTCTGTGACTGGACTTTGCAAAGGTTTTGGTTTTGTTCAA TTTGCCCGCCTAGAAGATGCTAGAGCTGCAACAAGTTTAGATGGAAAACTGGAAATTGCAGGTCAAGTAATTAAG GTCTCAGCTGTTACAGATCAAATTGGAATGGCAGATGTTGGTTCAAATGCTGGTGATTTGGACGGTGATGAAGCTGGTGGCTTG TCTTTGGATGCACACTCTCGAGTACTCATGAGGAAACTAGATCACACTGGTAACACAATGAG CATCAGTGGCGTGGTTGATCTTCTTAATGGACCTGATCCTCCACCAAGTGCATCAAATCTTGGTCTCTTTCCTGCAGGTTCTCTCCTTATCCCTCCTCTTGCACAGGCTCCTATTTCTGCAGTTGCAGAATTGCCTAGTTCAGTTGCCTCCATTCCTGCGGTTACTCTCTCTATGATCATTGGTGTTCCCAGTGAATGTTTATTGCTAAAGAATATGTTTGATCCAAAGTTGGAg AGAGAACCAAACTTTGATCTGGATATTAAAGAAGATGTTGAAGATGAATGCTTGAAGTTTGGTACATTAAAGCATATCTATGTGGACAA GAATAGTTCTGGCTTTGTATACTTGCGGTTTGAAAATACTCAAGCAGCTATGAATGCGCAACGTGCACTCCATGGGAGGTGGTTTGCTGGGAAAATGATTACTGCAACATATATG GATCTCCAGAATTATGAAGCTAAGTTTCCTGAGAGCAGATAA
- the LOC116028748 gene encoding V-type proton ATPase subunit B 1, whose amino-acid sequence MGVADNSIGMEEGTLEIGMEYRTVSGVAGPLVILDKVKGPKYQEIVNIRLGDGTTRRGQVLEVDGEKAVVQVFEGTSGIDNKYTTVQFTGEVLKTPVSLDMLGRIFNGSGKPIDNGPPILPEAYLDISGSSINPSERTYPEEMIQTGISTIDVMNSIARGQKIPLFSAAGLPHNEIAAQICRQAGLVKRLEKTDNLLGDAQEDNFAIVFAAMGVNMETAQFFKRDFEENGSMERVTLFLNLANDPTIERIITPRIALTTAEYLAYECGKHVLVILTDMSSYADALREVSAAREEVPGRRGYPGYMYTDLATIYERAGRIEGRKGSITQIPILTMPNDDITHPTPDLTGYITEGQIYIDRQLHNRQIYPPINVLPSLSRLMKSAIGEGMTRRDHSDVSNQLYANYAIGKDVQAMKAVVGEEALSSEDLLYLEFLDKFERKFVTQGAYDTRNIFQSLDLAWTLLRIFPRELLHRIPAKTLDLFYSRDAAS is encoded by the exons ATGGGTGTGGCGGATAACAGTATTGGCATGGAGGAGGGAACTCTGGAGATTGGCATGG AATATAGGACTGTCTCTGGTGTTGCTGGACCATTGGTTATCCTGGACAAAGTGAAG GGACCCAAGTACCAGGAGATTGTTAACATCCGTTTAGGAGATGGAACAACCCGAcgtggacaagttctggaagttGATGGGGAGAAAGCTGTTGTTCAG GTCTTTGAAGGAACTTCTGGAATTGACAACAAATATACAACTGTTCAGTTTACAGGGGAG GTTTTAAAAACTCCTGTGTCGCTGGATATGCTTGGCCGCATTTTTAATGGTTCTGGGAAACCCATTGACAATGGTCCTCCTATTCTACCTGAGGCCTACTTGGATATTTCTG GGAGTTCTATCAATCCTAGTGAGAGAACCTATCCAGAAGAAATGATACAAACAGGAATTTCAACAATTGATGTCATGAATTCAATAGCCAGAGGACAGAAAATTCCTCTATTTTCTGCTGCTGGACTTCCTCATAATGAAATTGCTGCACAGATATGTCGTCAGGCTGGTTTGGTGAAGCGTTTGGAGAAGACTGATAATCTTCTTGGT GATGCTCAAGAGGATAATTTTGCCATTGTCTTTGCTGCTATGGGGGTGAACATGGAGACAGCACAGTTTTTCAAACGTGATTTTGAGGAAAATGGATCCATGGAGAGAGTGACCCTTTTCCTAAACTTg GCGAATGATCCTACAATAGAACGCATTATTACTCCCAGGATTGCTCTGACAACTGCAGAATATTTAGCATATGAATGTGGGAAGCATGTTCTTGTCATATTGACTGATATGAGTTCATATGCTGATGCTCTTCGTGAG GTATCTGCTGCCCGAGAAGAAGTGCCTGGAAGGCGTGGATATCCTGGTTATATGTATACTGATCTTGCTACAATCTATGAGCGGGCTGGACGTATTGAAGGACGAAAGGGTTCCATTACACAAATTCCTATTCTAACCATGCCTAATGATG ATATTACGCATCCCACTCCTGATCTGACTGGTTATATCACTGAAGGGCAAATATATATTGACAGACAGCTTCATAACCGGCAG ATATATCCACCAATCAATGTGCTTCCATCTTTGTCTCGTTTGATGAAG agtgCTATTGGTGAAGGTATGACTAGGAGGGATCATTCTGATGTGTCAAACCAG CTGTACGCAAATTATGCCATTGGGAAGGATGTCCAGGCAATGAAAGCTGTGGTTGGAGAAGAAGCCCTTTCTTCTGAGGACCTG CTGTATCTCGAGTTTCTTGACAAATTCGAGAGGAAGTTTGTTACCCAAGGAGCGTATGATACACGCAACATCTTCCAATCACTTGATTTAGCATGGACACTACTTCGAATTTTCCCCCGTGAGCTTCTCCATCGTATCCCAGCAAAGACCCTGGATCTATTCTACAGCAGAGACGCAGCTAGTTAA
- the LOC116012410 gene encoding uncharacterized protein LOC116012410 isoform X2, with protein sequence MYALRTVLPCHPRELRNGFYCRAVEDQPAAQSAITVNQRPNKKKVLVVGSGWAGLGAAHHLCKQECFDVMVIEGGYEFGPKNKSLSPDDIGIQGFWYPYRNVFKVVDEIGITPFTNWIKSAQYSQEGLEVKFPIFLEERELPTPFGTLLYSQFDRLPLIDRLTLLPLMAAIDFDNTDTAWNKYDSITARELLKQFGCSERLFRNVVGPLLQVGLYAPAEQCSAAATLGMLYYYVLARQKHFDFVCCRGGVREKIFEPWMESLKSQGCKFLKGKKVTDVLLDEKSGRVSEVVCEKESFKADAIILAVGVSTLQEIIQNSATLCTREEFLKVLNLGSIDLLTVKLQLDKKVNIPYASNVSSGFDNSSACAFFDLNAIYDDCKDNPSTVIQADFYHATDLLPLKDERIVGKVMSCLSNCIKDFENATVIDREVERLPKSLTHFYPGSYKYMMRGSTSFPNLFMAGDWIINRHGSWSQEKSYVTGLEAANRVIDCLEEGSFAKVIPLEEDEPHVEALRSLNRNISEIRDQFPWSTFFLQ encoded by the exons ATGTACGCTTTGCGGACGGTTTTGCCTTGCCACCCGCGTGAACTGAGAAATGGATTTTATTGCCGGGCAGTGGAGGATCAACCTGCAGCTCAATCCGCTATTACCGTCAACCAACGCCCAAACAAGAAGAAAGTTCTCGTCGTTGGGTCGGGCTGGGCAGGTCTCGGAGCTGCTCATCACCTCTGTAAACAAGAG TGCTTTGACGTGATGGTGATCGAAGGCGGATATGAATTTGGACCCAAGAACAAGTCTCTTAGTCCAGACGATATTGGTATTCAAG GTTTCTGGTATCCTTATAGGAATGTATTTAAAGTTGTTGATGAGATTGGTATCACACCCTTCACAAACTGGATCAAATCTGCACAATATTCACAAGAGGGATTGGAG GTTAAATTTCCAATTTTTCTAGAAGAACGTGAGTTGCCCACTCCATTTGGAACATTACTTTACAGTCAG TTTGATCGGCTTCCATTGATTGATCGGTTGACTTTGCTTCCTCTGATGGCTGCAA TAGACTTTGACAACACTGATACTGCATGGAACAAATATGACTCAA TTACTGCAAGGGAACTTTTGAAACAATTTGGTTGCTCCGAAAGACTCTTCCGGAATGTGGTTGGTCCATTGCTTCAAGTGGGTTTATATGCTCCAGCTGAGCAATGTAGCGCTGCTGCAACTCTTGGAATGCTATACTATTATGTTCTTGCTCGCCAG AAACATTTCGACTTCGTATGTTGTCGTGGGGGAGTTAGAGAAAAAATATTTGAGCCCTGGATGGAATCCCTAAAGTCCCAAGGTTGTAAGTTCCTAAAGGGTAAAAAAGTAACCGATGTATTGTTAGATGAGAAATCAGGTCGTGTTTCAGAAGTAGTTTGTGAAAAAGAGAGCTTCAAGGCTGATGCTATAATACTAGCTGTTGGAGTCTCCACTCTGCAGGAAATTATCCAGAACAG TGCAACTTTATGTACAAGAGAAGAGTTTCTCAAGGTTTTGAACTTGGGCAGTATTGATCTACTTACTGTTAAACTGCAGCTCGATAAGAAG GTGAATATACCGTATGCAAGCAATGTCTCTTCTGGATTTGACAATTCAAGCGCATGTGCTTTCTTTGACTTGAACGCCATCTATGATGACTGTAAAGATAATCCATCCACGGTGATTCAAGCTGATTTT TATCATGCCACCGATCTGTTGCCCCTAAAGGATGAAAGAATAGTCGGCAAAGTAATGTCTTGCCTATCAAACTGCATTAAGGACTTCGAAAATGCAACAGTGATTGACAGAGAAGTTGAGAGACTTCCAAAATCGTTGACTCATTTCTATCCTG GCTCGTATAAGTACATGATGCGTGGTTCAACATCTTTCCCAAACTTATTCATGGCTGGAGACTGGATCATAAACCGTCATGGTTCATGGTCACAG GAGAAATCGTATGTCACGGGACTTGAAGCAGCCAACAGGGTGATCGACTGTCTGGAAGAAGGAAGTTTCGCAAAAGTAATTCCTCTCGAGGAAGATGAGCCTCACGTTGAAGCTCTACGCAGTCTTAACAGGAACATCAGCGAGATAAGAGACCAGTTTCCATGGTCTACATTTTTTCTCCAGTGA
- the LOC116012410 gene encoding uncharacterized protein LOC116012410 isoform X1, protein MYALRTVLPCHPRELRNGFYCRAVEDQPAAQSAITVNQRPNKKKVLVVGSGWAGLGAAHHLCKQECFDVMVIEGGYEFGPKNKSLSPDDIGIQGFWYPYRNVFKVVDEIGITPFTNWIKSAQYSQEGLEVKFPIFLEERELPTPFGTLLYSQFDRLPLIDRLTLLPLMAAIVDFDNTDTAWNKYDSITARELLKQFGCSERLFRNVVGPLLQVGLYAPAEQCSAAATLGMLYYYVLARQKHFDFVCCRGGVREKIFEPWMESLKSQGCKFLKGKKVTDVLLDEKSGRVSEVVCEKESFKADAIILAVGVSTLQEIIQNSATLCTREEFLKVLNLGSIDLLTVKLQLDKKVNIPYASNVSSGFDNSSACAFFDLNAIYDDCKDNPSTVIQADFYHATDLLPLKDERIVGKVMSCLSNCIKDFENATVIDREVERLPKSLTHFYPGSYKYMMRGSTSFPNLFMAGDWIINRHGSWSQEKSYVTGLEAANRVIDCLEEGSFAKVIPLEEDEPHVEALRSLNRNISEIRDQFPWSTFFLQ, encoded by the exons ATGTACGCTTTGCGGACGGTTTTGCCTTGCCACCCGCGTGAACTGAGAAATGGATTTTATTGCCGGGCAGTGGAGGATCAACCTGCAGCTCAATCCGCTATTACCGTCAACCAACGCCCAAACAAGAAGAAAGTTCTCGTCGTTGGGTCGGGCTGGGCAGGTCTCGGAGCTGCTCATCACCTCTGTAAACAAGAG TGCTTTGACGTGATGGTGATCGAAGGCGGATATGAATTTGGACCCAAGAACAAGTCTCTTAGTCCAGACGATATTGGTATTCAAG GTTTCTGGTATCCTTATAGGAATGTATTTAAAGTTGTTGATGAGATTGGTATCACACCCTTCACAAACTGGATCAAATCTGCACAATATTCACAAGAGGGATTGGAG GTTAAATTTCCAATTTTTCTAGAAGAACGTGAGTTGCCCACTCCATTTGGAACATTACTTTACAGTCAG TTTGATCGGCTTCCATTGATTGATCGGTTGACTTTGCTTCCTCTGATGGCTGCAA TAGTAGACTTTGACAACACTGATACTGCATGGAACAAATATGACTCAA TTACTGCAAGGGAACTTTTGAAACAATTTGGTTGCTCCGAAAGACTCTTCCGGAATGTGGTTGGTCCATTGCTTCAAGTGGGTTTATATGCTCCAGCTGAGCAATGTAGCGCTGCTGCAACTCTTGGAATGCTATACTATTATGTTCTTGCTCGCCAG AAACATTTCGACTTCGTATGTTGTCGTGGGGGAGTTAGAGAAAAAATATTTGAGCCCTGGATGGAATCCCTAAAGTCCCAAGGTTGTAAGTTCCTAAAGGGTAAAAAAGTAACCGATGTATTGTTAGATGAGAAATCAGGTCGTGTTTCAGAAGTAGTTTGTGAAAAAGAGAGCTTCAAGGCTGATGCTATAATACTAGCTGTTGGAGTCTCCACTCTGCAGGAAATTATCCAGAACAG TGCAACTTTATGTACAAGAGAAGAGTTTCTCAAGGTTTTGAACTTGGGCAGTATTGATCTACTTACTGTTAAACTGCAGCTCGATAAGAAG GTGAATATACCGTATGCAAGCAATGTCTCTTCTGGATTTGACAATTCAAGCGCATGTGCTTTCTTTGACTTGAACGCCATCTATGATGACTGTAAAGATAATCCATCCACGGTGATTCAAGCTGATTTT TATCATGCCACCGATCTGTTGCCCCTAAAGGATGAAAGAATAGTCGGCAAAGTAATGTCTTGCCTATCAAACTGCATTAAGGACTTCGAAAATGCAACAGTGATTGACAGAGAAGTTGAGAGACTTCCAAAATCGTTGACTCATTTCTATCCTG GCTCGTATAAGTACATGATGCGTGGTTCAACATCTTTCCCAAACTTATTCATGGCTGGAGACTGGATCATAAACCGTCATGGTTCATGGTCACAG GAGAAATCGTATGTCACGGGACTTGAAGCAGCCAACAGGGTGATCGACTGTCTGGAAGAAGGAAGTTTCGCAAAAGTAATTCCTCTCGAGGAAGATGAGCCTCACGTTGAAGCTCTACGCAGTCTTAACAGGAACATCAGCGAGATAAGAGACCAGTTTCCATGGTCTACATTTTTTCTCCAGTGA
- the LOC116020476 gene encoding probable polyamine transporter At1g31830, producing the protein MGGEDTSVYLSLNEGNSPRLENLRKVSIVPLVFLIFYEVSGGPFGVEDSVQAAGPLLALVGFLIFPLVWSIPEALITAEMGTMFPENGGYVVWVTSALGPYWGFQQGWMKWLSGVIDNALYPVLFLDYLKSGIPALADGLPRIIAVLALTIALTYLNFRGLTVVGWVAILLGVFSLLPFLVMGVVAIPQLEPSRWLVVDMNNVDWSLYLNTLFWNLNYWDSISTLAGEVENPDRTLPKALFYALLLVVSGYFFPLLIGTGAVAVDRDVWSDGYFSDIAKIVGGVWLRSWIQGASAVSNMGMFLAEMSSDSFQLLGMAERGMLPEFFAKRSRHGTPLIGILFSAMGVVLLSWLSFQEIVAAENFLYCFGMIMEFIAFVKLRMKYPAASRPYKIPLGTGGSILMCIPPTLLILVVLALASLKVMVISLLAVLIGMVLQPCLVYIEKKRWLRFSISCELPDLHHN; encoded by the coding sequence ATGGGAGGAGAAGACACATCTGTATATTTGAGTTTGAACGAAGGAAATTCTCCAAGGCTTGAGAATTTGAGGAAGGTTTCGATTGTTCCCCTTGTTTTCCTCATTTTCTATGAGGTCTCTGGGGGTCCTTTTGGTGTTGAAGACAGTGTTCAGGCAGCTGGTCCACTTTTAGCACTTGTTGGATTTTTGATATTCCCACTTGTATGGAGCATTCCAGAGGCCTTGATTACTGCTGAGATGGGCACCATGTTCCCCGAGAATGGAGGATATGTTGTGTGGGTAACGTCGGCTTTGGGCCCCTATTGGGGGTTTCAGCAAGGATGGATGAAGTGGCTAAGCGGTGTTATTGATAATGCACTTTACCCTGTTCTGTTTTTGGACTATCTGAAGTCGGGTATCCCAGCGTTAGCTGATGGTTTGCCTAGGATAATTGCGGTTTTGGCTTTGACGATAGCACTCACTTACTTGAATTTTAGGGGGTTAACTGTGGTAGGATGGGTGGCGATACTGTTAGGGGTGTTCTCGCTCCTTCCGTTCTTGGTTATGGGAGTTGTGGCAATTCCTCAACTGGAGCCTTCTAGATGGCTTGTAGTGGACATGAACAATGTGGATTGGAGTCTTTATTTGAATACGCTGTTCTGGAATTTGAATTACTGGGACTCGATTAGCACTCTTGCAGGGGAGGTTGAGAATCCTGATAGAACGCTTCCAAAGGCTCTCTTTTATGCTCTTCTCTTGGTTGTGTCGGGATACTTCTTTCCACTTCTCATTGGCACCGGAGCTGTAGCAGTTGACCGTGATGTTTGGAGCGATGGATATTTCTCGGATATAGCCAAGATAGTTGGAGGAGTTTGGTTGAGATCATGGATTCAAGGGGCTTCTGCCGTGTCAAACATGGGTATGTTCTTGGCTGAGATGAGCAGCGACTCGTTCCAGCTTCTTGGCATGGCAGAGCGGGGGATGCTACCCGAATTTTTTGCCAAGAGGTCTCGCCACGGGACTCCTCTTATTGGCATTTTGTTCTCCGCCATGGGTGTGGTTTTGCTGTCATGGCTGAGTTTCCAGGAAATCGTGGCTGCAGAGAACTTCTTATACTGTTTCGGGATGATCATGGAGTTCATAGCATTTGTGAAGTTAAGGATGAAATACCCTGCAGCATCTAGGCCGTACAAGATACCATTGGGCACGGGAGGGTCGATCTTGATGTGTATACCTCCGACGTTGTTAATTCTTGTGGTGTTGGCCCTGGCTTCCCTTAAAGTCATGGTTATAAGCCTCTTGGCTGTGCTCATTGGAATGGTTTTACAGCCTTGTCTAGTCTATATTGAGAAGAAAAGATGGCTAAGGTTTTCAATTAGTTGTGAGCTTCCAGATTTGCACCATAATTGA
- the LOC116029002 gene encoding probable protein phosphatase 2C 60, producing the protein MLSGLMNFLRACFGPKADRYVRSSSDAAGRQDGLLWYKDTGQHFNGEFSMAVVQANNLLEDQSQLESGCLSTQDCGPYGTFVGVYDGHGGPETSRFINQHLFQHLKRFTSEQQSMSVEVIRKAFQATEEGFTSVVSNQWPLKPQIAAVGSCCLVGVICGGTLYTANLGDSRAVLGRIVKATGEVLAVQLSDEHNASVASVRQELQSLHPEDSQIVVLKHSVWRVKGLIQISRSIGDVYLKKAEFNKEPLYAKFRLREPFKKPILSADPSISVRQLESDDQFIIFASDGLWEHLSNQEAVNIVQNNPRNGIARKLVKVALQEAAKKREMRYSDLKKIERGVRRHFHDDITVIVVFLDSNLVSKCSSIKSSNLSVKGGGASLPPNSLAPCATPA; encoded by the exons ATGTTATCTGGGTTGATGAACTTCTTGAGGGCCTGCTTCGGGCCAAAGGCAGATCGATACGTCCGCTCCAGTTCTGATGCTGCTGGTCGTCAAGACGGGCTCTTGTGGTATAAGGATACAGGCCAACATTTCAATGGAGAGTTTTCAATGGCTGTAGTTCAAGCAAATAATCTGCTTGAAGATCAGAGCCAGCTTGAATCCGGCTGTTTGAGCACTCAAGATTGTGGACCATATGGTACCTTTGTTGGAGTCTACGATGGGCACGGAGGTCCTGAGACTTCTAGGTTCATCAACCAGCATCTTTTTCAACACCTCAAGA GGTTCACTTCCGAGCAGCAATCTATGTCAGTGGAGGTGATCCGAAAGGCATTTCAAGCAACAGAAGAGGGCTTTACCTCTGTAGTCTCCAACCAATGGCCCTTGAAACCACAGATTGCTGCTGTGGGATCGTGCTGCCTTGTTGGAGTAATCTGCGGTGGAACTTTATACACTGCCAACCTCGGGGACTCCCGTGCTGTTTTGGGGAGAATTGTCAAGGCAACCGGAGAGGTACTTGCTGTTCAACTCTCAGATGAACACAATGCAAGCGTTGCATCTGTAAGACAAGAGCTGCAATCTTTGCACCCAGAGGACTCACAAATAGTAGTTTTAAAGCACAGCGTCTGGCGTGTCAAGGGCTTGATACAG ATCTCAAGATCAATTGGTGATGTGTACTTGAAGAAAGCGGAATTCAACAAGGAACCACTATATGCCAAGTTTCGCCTCCGTGAACCTTTTAAAAAGCCCATACTGAGCGCAGATCCATCAATTTCTGTACGGCAATTGGAATCTGACGATCAATTCATCATATTTGCATCAGATGGTCTTTGGGAGCACCTTAGTAATCAAGAAGCCGTCAATATTGTCCAAAACAACCCACGCAAT GGGATAGCTAGGAAGTTAGTGAAAGTTGCATTGCAAGAAGCAGCAAAGAAAAGGGAAATGAGGTACTCGGACTTGAAGAAAATAGAGCGAGGAGTGCGTCGCCATTTCCACGATGACATCACCGTGATTGTTGTTTTCCTTGACTCAAACCTCGTGAGCAAGTGTAGCTCAATCAAGAGTTCTAACCTGTCTGTGAAGGGAGGCGGCGCGAGCCTGCCTCCAAACAGTCTTGCTCCTTGCGCCACACCGGCTTAA